In Aedes albopictus strain Foshan chromosome 3, AalbF5, whole genome shotgun sequence, the genomic window CGAAATTCTCGTTTATTTCCTGCAGTTTAGTGTCACTGGGAGACGTTCTTTCCACcaactacactagtttacagcatttttgaactcggtaagctgatgatcatttttagcgtagaatcatgccctgagctcGAAAACGCGAGGGAAAAAAATTAcaatagagcggaattttttttcgactttccatacaaggttgatgatttgaaatcgatttttgctctatttttaagcaacgtcgctcacttcacacatctcattcttcgtaatcaatgctccgatcgaACTGATTTTTTCTacagtaactcgcctacatatgatatgtcaaataaacgttgagaaaaaatttttagaatgttttttttttcttagtgaaaaaaatacatttcatcatttatttttttaaatttggttaaaatttaaggagattgtcctttaaactcgccaatattttgaatttcatcaatctgacgcaaaacctgcattcaggtgATCAAATGgttttgtattcagcttttaatttatggaaaaagatttgaaattggttgaacaaaacgcaagatatttgaattttattaaattccatattttaaaaagttgttgtACTCactattgagctaaaacttaaaaactgttctacttaaaattttttgaagcacggtttcgaaatcagcgctaaattatgcttcaaaaattttggtcgttgacagaagttcttattttgtaaactagtgctatCTATCATCTTTACATGTTGTCAAAGCTTGCACCAGTGAAACCTTTAGAATTTGCCAACAATGCAATGTCATCAAACGATGCTTCATCAGACACCCGCCGCGCCGCTCCTATCAATCAACCTACTCAGTCAACGATCAATTTATTAGATTCACAACCTTCGTCGTCATCAACTCCGAACTACCGACCCATCAGTTCTCAGCAGGTAGAAAGCCAATGCCAGGCCACCGCGGACCCTGCCCATCAAACCAGCTACTTTTCGATGCCTTCCACAGAAATCCATCACATCGTTTCAGTTTTTATTCGACGGCTTTGACGAAAGTTCACATATCCTTTGGCTCGTCTCTATGGGCACGTGCGCTCAAAACTGACGTTGGAGTTTCTGACCAAACTGTTGACAACTTTCGTTACAGGAGTCCTACGAATATCATAATAGCAGACCCAAGATAGCTCAGATTTTATCTAATTTATACTAGACGTTAACATCTTCTAAGACCTTCTACGTGATAGCCAGATCAAGAATAGTAGTGGAGAGGAGAGCTTTTTCTGCAAAACACTTCCCGTGCGACGGATCTTGTGACAGTTTTCCAACCTTATCCATATGTTGGCACCTAACGGTCGCGGATCAGTTATCGCGGTTCTGGGAAACTGAATCGTGTCGCATGCAAAGCACACACTCTCTCAAAGAAGCAAAATACGAGGCGTTGTTTCACAAAAACGACCGAGGGATTCTTCTAGTCGTTCCATCGTCGAGTTCCCAACTAAACCTGCGTTGATCTCGAGGCtggtgaattgggtttttaaattttgaaaaatgtatttttttttatctgtattaacgagatttttagccctgggctagttcatctcgggacccacgttttacttcccttccgaaggaagaactcacattttgtgagtttgttgggagtgggattcgatcccaggtcctcggcgtgatagtcaagtgttctaaccatccaaccagatccgctccacgaaaaatgtattgattttttgattttatttggaagagcacctttttctgagccactatgattttttttagatttttagaacttgaTTTTGGTaccaaaaatcattttcaatgagatttttttaaatcaccttttgacagctgggcaaccgtttgacagctccgcccagtacaaaatgcgatgaggggtgattcgacaaatcgctcccatacaaacttcaaattgatttttgaataggttcccgggcaccaaaattcatgaaaatttggatttcggctcagtttgacatgcagattcagaatatctaattatctcaacatcgttaaagaagccaattccagaGATAATACAGATCGTTGTTTTTCTCCCTTGAACGGTGGCTCAACACTGCAGTGCACTGGTCCTCTGCTAAAGCAATTGTACTCAGCGTTCATCCACGAATACGTGCAGCTGGGACATATGAAGTCAGCCATGATTTGTGCCGGCTTGCTACTTGCCTCGTCACTACATTGTCATTGGCAGCTTCACGACCAATCTCTGGCTGGTCTTTGTTGCATATTGCTCTGCCGAGAGTCAGTGTCATATTCTAGTTGACTATGTTGCCAAGAGCGACTTAATAACGATTGTCTTGAGGTTCTGAACTCCCCATTACATACTTTTCAACTTACCTTTGGAACATCTGCGGTTCCATATCTCGCAACTGAGAACCTACAGAAGCTTTCCGAAAAAGGTTTTGAAAATTATCTCGCTGCTGCTGTTGTTCTTGGACTAGATCTTAAGATGAACGACATGCTCACATGGATCGACAGCCTCGAAAAAGGTCATGAAGCCGTTCTTTTTCAGCGATGAGATGAGCGTAACCTTTTCGAACTTGATTCCTCCACTTCGCCTGTAAAATAACTTGGATTCCAATAGGACATGGTATCGGATGCGCTGAAATTACACATTCCGAAACACACCGCTCATTTCCAATCAGGCAGTACTCTCGGACATCGCTGGCTCTTTATACCCTCTCTAGGCCTTGCTGGTCCAGTGTTCAAGCAAAGTTGTGTTTTTCCAAGATATTCGGCAAGCAGACTGTGATTGGGAGGACCCGCTTACAGCATCTCGTCATTTCGAGACAGTTTGGTCTCAAGATAATTCGTTGGGCTATCGCAACTATCACGACTCTCGGAGTTTGGAGTCTTGAGTTTTACGGATTTTCCGACGCGTCTACAAGAGCTTGTAGTGTGTGTATTTATGTCCTCGATGAGTCGACCTTTGACAACATTCATGTTAACCTCCTTTACACCAAATATTAtaggaatcaaaataaaatctactttggcgactgCTTTGAAGTAAGTTATCACCATATATGTGTTTTTCGTTATTACGTTGCTTATTACCCTatttttcactcgcggttgttatgataaaacggcctacttttctcgactaaaacaaaactgccgaaatagtagtttacgtacaacgttttttgcaccttcataaattaccacttgaggatagtttttaaccaaactttttcatcaaactgcacactgatgtttatAGCCAcgattaaggaagtctgatcatagcaggttatactgtgcagttgtcacaatttttcaaacctgcgtccataaagcatcaataagttgatcaaaactggaaaaaaaatggttcattacagcactgatttgcgttgcgtaatgacccattacagcactgttttcagttttggtcgacttcttgatgctttctggatgcagttttgaaaaatggtgacaactgcacagtacaacgtgttatgatcagattttcttagacATTGGCTACGAACAACTGTGTGCAGTTTGATTAAAAACTTTTGTTAAAAACCATCCTCAAGGgttatttatgaaattgcaaaaaaacgttgtacgcaactcggtgcagaactcgatttttccagcactcgtcataattatccaactcggcaagcctcgttggataaatgtacaactcgtgctgtaaaaatcgtcattctgcaccttgtggcgtaaactactatttcggcactcttaagattCCCGGTTCAATATCGTATTAACGTGCCTTGCAATGGATTGATCCATTAAGTTTCGACACGGGGCATGTTTTAAATTCATTAGAGTCGCCCTAGGGAGGTGTTAGGCCAAAACCCTCCCCTATCTGCAGCCCGCGCCGAGGGCGCCTACGAAGACTGCACTCTTAAGGTCTTTTTGGAAGACACATCCACCACCGTGAGGGTTCACGGTTTGCCACCTGATATGCCCAACGTTGATGTCGCGAATTATATGAAACAGTTTGGAGTTGTGAAGTCGGTTGTAAGAAAGCTGTGGAAGAAGTATTTTCCGGGAACGCCCAACGGAGTACGAGTTGTGCGGATCGAGCTGCAGAAGCATATTCCATCGTAAATACATGACCAGATGAGCATGGTGAGTTATCGAAATCAGCCGACCACTTGCCGAAATTGCGGTCAACGATCACACCCAAATATAAAATGTTCCGAAGTAACGAAAGCAACGAAGAAAAACACAACCGCTGGACCATTGCAGCCGAAAAGCACTGATGGACCTGCTCAGACGCTTCTACCAACCAGCAACAATGAAAACAGTGAAGCTGACAACAGTAAAGAAATAGCAAGAGAGACGAAGAGAAAACGGGATCGTTCTATCGATGCGCAGTCGGCTGGTATGAATACCCACAAATACGCAGCAGAGGAGCCCGAAAGAGAGGAAATGCAGGGGTATGAATGGATTATAAGAAGCTTGACCGAATCATAGAAAATTATAAAAGTTGTTTGAAAAATGTGATTCCGTAATAATGCGAAAATAAAATTAGTTCAGAGATGAATGCCCTTGTAGAGTAAAATCTctttaaactgaaaaaaaaaaaacccggaacAGGTGTTTTTCataattacaaaaataaaatgtatgcaactcgttgcaaaactagattttttcagcactcgtcgtatttatccacacaactcgtgctaaaaaaacatcatttcacaatttgttgcataaataactatttcatgcaacgcacaatacaAAATCGCTTCAAAATGAAAGAGAAAACAGGGATCAATCGGTATCCTACTTCGCCAGGAACTTTATGGTTCCCTGAGCCACTTGTTTGTGCAACTGAAACCCAGATGTCAATCCAAGGTCAAGATTTTCTTCTGAACGAATTCGGAAATCACGCTCTTGCAAATCACTGCAAACTTCGCGCATTGGAAAACGATTATCGCCAACCGATGCTCGGAGATACAGCTCATTTCAACGAATGTTTAGGAAATTTGTGCTATTTTCTTAGTGCGGAAAATATTGCAGATAAAATATCCACTTTCCCAGTAAATAGTGTCTGGTAGAACGTATCAGATTGACTAACACAAACTAGCTGCTACTTGGTCGTCCAAGAGGCTTTCAACAaaacaacccaagcaacacgcatgtcatataagagttacggcagcgcaagttttggttgtatagatgctaatttgacgtaattccaacacaatgctagaattacaTCCCGCTCCATACTACCAAAATCTGCACTATCGTAACTTTTATATGACTGTAGAGTATGGAGTAAATGAATGAGCTTTAATAAATACATATGTTAAATATATACTTACCGTTGATTGATTTATAGTGATAAAATCACCAGTCGACAACTTTTGCACCTCAACTCAAAACAAACCGGAAAATTGAACAAATTGAAATTTTCCGGGTTGCTTTGACATACGAAAAAGAAAAGAGAAACTGAGAAGTAAACAGAACGATAATGACATTTCTTGCCCCATGGGAAAAAATATGCGTGAGAAAGGGGAATCGAATTGTGTTAACTGGGCTGAACCTGGTCGTATTTGAAAAGGGCCGGTGAAATGAACGCAGTGAACAAAAAGAGGAATGGAATATAATTTCCGGTAGTAAAGCAGGAGCGGGTAGAAAGAGAGAAAATATACATTGGCTAAGGGGAAAAAAAGATAGCTGAACGAGGGTGGTCGAACAGTCTTTCAAGATCACGTCGAGTCGTCATTCTTGTGGCTAATTTCGAGGCGATCGGTCGGAATTATTTTTCAACGTAAAATAAATTCTGCAAAAAGCAAAATGTCGGAATCGGAGGAGGATGATCACATCGGATACTACAATGTCGCAGATATCGCTCCCTCAGGGTAAGTATTCCTGCTGAAGATAGATGCAGGAATCTGGTGCTGTGCAGGATTCATTTGCGCGaggaaaaattcaagatggccacAGATTCTGTGGATTTCTACACGTGGTGATAGTGAGAAACTTCCAAGCAAGCAAAATAAGAATTCAATAGTTTCAGTAGGCTTTTCAATTCAGATTGAAAAGTAGGCTGAAATGAAATAGAACTAACAGCaacgttataaaaaaaaaaaaaatacgctatgcCAGTAGGCTCACCGACTGAACATTGGTGAGTAGGctgcgcattttttttttcaagatggaTATAGAACTGGTCGATTTCACACGTGATGCCAtgcaaaattaaaactaaatagTTTCAGTAGGCATTTTAATTCAGATTGAAATGTAGGCTGAAACGAAATAGAACTAACAGCAACGTCAAGATTAATAATAGTGCCAGTAGGCTCACCGACTGAACATTGGTGAGTAGGCTGAGCATTTCATTCAGATGATCACAGAATTGGTCGATTTTACACGTGGTGGTTAGCAAAATTACAGTTCTTACAAAACTATTTAGAAATTACTTGACAAATGACGAAAGTTTTGATATTTTAGGGTTACGTCTAAACCGAAGAGGAAGAAAAAGGTGTCATCCCACGACAAGGACACGAGTGGTGCAAAACGCAGGAAATCATTGATTGTTCGTCATCAAAAAGTGCTGAAAACTAAACGCCAAACGTTGCCCACTGGCTTCATGGAACGGAAGCGGTTTGAGAAGTTGGAAAAAGACCTGGAGGAAGAAAGAGCTCGAAATTCGTTACTGGTAGACGAAATGAACAAAATGCTAGAAGTGGAGGAACCAACTGTAGGAACCAGCACCGTTGTACATTCACCGAATACCGGTGGTCAAAGTTCAATCGAATTTGAAGGAATCGTACCATCAAGCACCCACCGGTCAAAGACTACGACGAGCTTTGAGGAGACAAAATTTATGGCGTCTATCAACCAACTCTCAGTTTCATCGGTCAACGTGCCGGAGTGTAGGCCGGCAATCGAAAGCGAAGACATCAACCGTCATACCTTCGAACAATGGCGTGATCTCCTAGTTGACTCGATGGCATTAGCGGGAATTACGGATGAGGTTACCAAATTCACAATATTCAAAGTGAAAGCGGGACCTCGGCTACTGGATATTTATCGTAACGCCAAGGCAGATGAGGACGCACCGGAAGCAGATTTATTTCCGTTCACTCATGCTTTGTACCGACTCAAAGCATATTTCGGTTCAGGTAAAAATTATTGAGTATTAGCGTTAAAGTCAGTTAGtagcatattttatttcacttagGTTCGGATATAATGCTTCAACGACGTCGACTCGCCTTAATGGAGCAAAAGATGGATGAATCGGATTTGGCATTCGTAACACGCGTTGGGTCTGCCGCCCGACTTTGTGACTATGGCAAAGGCAAAGAGTTCGAGGAAATCGTTGGCACAATTGCTGAACACGCTCAGAGTAAGGAAGTACGCACGATGGCTCTGAAACTACTAAGCAGAAACGGAACCTTCTCAGACCTGGTGGACAAAGTACGAGAAATCGAGGCAATCCGGTTGAATGAAAAGTTCTTCTCCCAGAAGCACGGCGTGAAAACCGAAGCGATCGTTGCTCCGGTCTCAGCTGATTTCCCGAGACGTCCAGGTGGTACTCAGAGGTATCCAGGAAGGGcgatcagtcaacgaggttatcGCGGAAATCCAGTGGCATCCAGATATCCGACATACCAAGGCTTTTCACGACCGGAAGTGAGATCAGGTTTCAACCAACAACGAAATTTCTTCACGCCACAAAGAAACAGGTGTTGGAGATGCACCAGCGTTTACCATACCCCCGCGAAGTGTCATGCTATAAACAAAGATTGCCGAAACTGCGGACGTATCGGCCACATTCAGGTGGCATGTCCTTTGGTTTCAACCGATATCCCGAAGCCGTCAGCACCGGTCCAGGAACCAGATGAAGGATCTTCTCGAAAGACGATTGCGGCCATCGAGAAACGTGAAGATGAGAAGACAGAAGTAAGTGACTCTGATCATTTTTCCGCTAGTTGCCAAGAGTGAATATTTTGACTGTTTTGATTTTAAATCACTAGTTACGACTGAAGCGTTTTTTGCTTCGTTTTTCATTCTGTCATTGCACTTTCTGAATTACATAGCTGGTAGTTGAACATTAAAAACCAGCATAAGGTTGTGTGTTGCCATGATGCATGGAATATAGATATCCATTCAGGCAACTGCTTCCCTTTATAATAAGCTTTTTCATTAGCGTTAAGGTACTCCTAGTTGAATTAGAGGAGTTTTCAGTGTTCACACAGCAGTTAAGCAATCTGCCAATAAATAATAACGACTACTCAATCTTATTACCTTGACAGACGACACATCTTACTCCCATTACTTCCACGGTTGCTACGATTACATCTGCATTCGACGAGGGGTTTATTGAGGCCACAGTAGCGGGGATGCCTTGTCGCTTTCTAATCGACT contains:
- the LOC115261683 gene encoding uncharacterized protein LOC115261683 isoform X2; this translates as MSESEEDDHIGYYNVADIAPSGVTSKPKRKKKVSSHDKDTSGAKRRKSLIVRHQKVLKTKRQTLPTGFMERKRFEKLEKDLEEERARNSLLVDEMNKMLEVEEPTVGTSTVVHSPNTGGQSSIEFEGIVPSSTHRSKTTTSFEETKFMASINQLSVSSVNVPECRPAIESEDINRHTFEQWRDLLVDSMALAGITDEVTKFTIFKVKAGPRLLDIYRNAKADEDAPEADLFPFTHALYRLKAYFGSGSDIMLQRRRLALMEQKMDESDLAFVTRVGSAARLCDYGKGKEFEEIVGTIAEHAQSKEVRTMALKLLSRNGTFSDLVDKVREIEAIRLNEKFFSQKHGVKTEAIVAPVSADFPRRPGGTQRYPGRAISQRGYRGNPVASRYPTYQGFSRPEVRSGFNQQRNFFTPQRNRCWRCTSVYHTPAKCHAINKDCRNCGRIGHIQVACPLVSTDIPKPSAPVQEPDEGSSRKTIAAIEKREDEKTEVSDSDHFSASCQE